One genomic region from Campylobacter sp. RM5004 encodes:
- the dnaA gene encoding chromosomal replication initiator protein DnaA → MLNKILESLKTEIGENQYKNYFDILQINENKNNEITLNAPNQFIARHIQTKYQNLLEKIAEKINGKKIKIIISVNNEKINKTKENKLVQVKQQISVLNQSLTFDNFIVGESNEFAYKVCKSITDENKFGTLFNPIFIYSNTGLGKTHLLQASGHECLEIGKKVIYKTSKGFMKDYQNAILANKFDSFNSEYKDCDLLLIDDIQFLGTTDKIQEEFFHIFNDIVERKGQIIMTSDVAPKNLNGIEDRLKSRFNKGIIANISVPDIETKKAIIKKKSLVYEIDLNDEMINTIASYIGENVRDLEGIINYIYAFQNIRNQKISLEDLKNQIKEYINENKSNIEIEDIFDVVSQELGIKINEIKSSSKKQEIVKAKRIVIFLAKELISNSVSEIATNFQMKDHSAISKHIKKTNEMICNDDDFRTLVEHLKNKIINSKNKDY, encoded by the coding sequence ATGTTAAATAAAATTCTAGAATCATTAAAAACAGAAATAGGAGAAAATCAATACAAAAATTATTTTGACATTTTACAAATTAATGAAAATAAAAATAACGAAATTACCTTAAATGCACCAAATCAATTTATAGCAAGACATATTCAAACAAAGTATCAAAACCTATTAGAAAAAATAGCTGAAAAAATCAATGGTAAAAAAATAAAAATAATCATATCAGTAAATAATGAAAAAATTAATAAAACTAAAGAAAACAAATTAGTTCAAGTAAAACAGCAAATTTCAGTATTAAATCAAAGTTTAACTTTTGATAATTTCATTGTAGGTGAAAGCAATGAATTTGCTTATAAAGTTTGTAAATCAATAACAGATGAAAATAAATTCGGAACTTTATTTAACCCTATTTTTATTTATTCAAATACAGGTTTAGGCAAAACTCACCTTTTACAAGCAAGTGGTCATGAATGTCTTGAAATAGGCAAAAAAGTAATTTATAAAACTTCAAAAGGTTTTATGAAAGATTATCAAAATGCAATATTAGCAAATAAATTTGATAGCTTTAATAGTGAATATAAAGATTGTGATTTATTATTAATTGATGATATTCAATTCCTAGGAACAACTGATAAAATCCAAGAAGAATTCTTCCATATTTTTAATGATATAGTAGAGCGTAAAGGTCAAATAATAATGACTTCTGATGTAGCTCCTAAGAATTTAAATGGCATTGAAGATAGATTAAAATCAAGATTTAATAAAGGAATAATTGCAAATATAAGCGTACCTGATATAGAAACCAAAAAAGCAATTATTAAGAAAAAAAGTTTAGTTTATGAAATAGACTTAAACGATGAAATGATAAATACAATAGCAAGTTATATAGGCGAAAATGTAAGAGATTTAGAAGGTATAATAAATTATATTTACGCATTTCAAAATATTAGAAATCAAAAAATAAGCTTAGAAGATTTAAAAAATCAAATAAAAGAATATATAAATGAAAATAAATCAAATATTGAAATTGAAGATATTTTTGATGTTGTAAGCCAAGAATTAGGAATAAAAATCAATGAAATAAAATCAAGTTCTAAAAAACAAGAAATAGTAAAAGCAAAAAGAATTGTTATATTTTTAGCTAAAGAACTGATTTCAAATTCTGTAAGCGAAATTGCAACTAATTTTCAAATGAAAGACCATAGTGCTATTTCAAAGCATATTAAAAAAACTAATGAAATGATATGTAATGATGATGATTTTAGAACTTTAGTAGAGCATTTAAAAAATAAAATAATAAACTCAAAAAATAAGGATTATTAA